A window of Nicotiana tabacum cultivar K326 chromosome 24, ASM71507v2, whole genome shotgun sequence contains these coding sequences:
- the LOC142178077 gene encoding uncharacterized protein LOC142178077, which yields MTVFNPLTAILTQNKLEGSNYVDWKRNLDIVLIAEEYKFVLDEVCPKKPGDDATDDEQKAYQKWVKTDEMARCYILVSMSNILQHQHQSMESAYDILENLKEVFGDQNRAAKQTAMKALLNTKMVEGSSVRGRVLKMMSLLNELEVLGANIDKDTQVKMIVQTLPDNFQQFRLNYNMNKIDLSLVKLLNELQSAETIIKQQAPRVTLNFEVGSSFKPRGEQKKKKAQKPYVGGATAGVKRARGKCYHCKKHGHHKKQCPAYLAKLNNKPGDLHLLVIETLLAVVSTTSWCVDSGATNHVCTYLQGFQVMRRLSRGEINIYQADGSAAPALALGNISILFGSDRILALKDTLYVPSVRRNLISVSSAMKAGYDINFHDIDKCIIYKKKRGVDENVQTFKARLVGKGFTKKEEIDYEENFSSVAMFKSIRILLSIAAHYDYEIWQMDVKTAFLNRSLDECIYMMQPDSFVESGKEHMLCKIKRFSMHDSKKGFLPFRHGISLSKDQSPKTDEEIEKMKAVLYASAVGSLMTRDYVLVNHSDDLVPIGYTDSDFQSDRDSRKSTSGNVFTLGGEAISWRSIKQTCVADSTMEVEYVAAKEAVWLGNFLRELAVIPSIQASITLYCDNSGAVVNSKESRSHKRAKHIECKYHLIHEIVQRGDVVVTKIASENNLADPFTKSLPQKTFDRHVDGMGVRIIDAWL from the exons ATGACTGTTTTCAATCCCCTTACTGCTATTCTTACTCAAAACAAACTTGAGGGTTCGAATTATGTTGATTGGAAACGAAACTTAGATATTGTCCTAATTGCTGAAGAGTACAAATTTGTGCTCGATGAGGTATGTCCAAAAAAACCTGGAGATGATGCTACGGATGATGAACAGAAAGCTTACCAAAAATGGGTTAAGACTGATGAGATGGCGCGATGTTACATTCTGGTATCTATGTCGAATATTCTGCAACATCAGCATCAGTCTATGGAGTCTGCTTATGACATTCTGGAAAATCTCAAAGAGGTGTTTGGAGATCAGAATCGTGCGGCTAAGCAGACTGCCATGAAAGCTCTTCTGAATACCAAAATGGTTGAAGGTTCATCTGTTAGGGGCCGTGTTCTGAAGATGATGAGTCTTCTGAATGAACTGGAGGTCCTTGGAGCTAATATTGATAAGGATACGCAAGTTAAAATGATCGTGCAGACACTGCCTGACAATTTTCAACAGTTTCGCCTGAATTATAATATGAACAAAATAGATTTGTCACTTGTGAAATTGCTGAATGAGCTGCAGTCGGCAGAGACTATTATCAAGCAACAAGCTCCTCGTGTGACATTGAATTTTGAGGTAGGTTCTTCTTTTAAGCCGAGAGGCGagcagaagaagaaaaaggctCAAAAACCCTATGTTGGTGGTGCAACTGCTGGTGTGAAAAGGGCTAGGGGCAAGTGTTATCACTGCAAGAAGCATGGGCATCATAAGAAGCAATGTCCGGCCTATCTGGCCAAGCTGAATAATAAACCAGGTGATTTACATCTACTTGTCATTGAAACTCTTTTAGCGGTTGTTTCTACCACGTCATGGTGTGTAGATTCGGGAGCCACTAATCATGTCTGCACCTATTTGCAGGGGTTTCAGGTAATGCGACGGCTTAGTAGAGGAGAAATCAATATTTATCAAGCAGATGGTTCAGCAGCCCCAGCTTTAGCATtaggaaatattagtattttatttggtagtGATAGAATATTAGCTTTAAAGGACACATTATATGTACCTTCcgttagaaggaatttaatttcggTTTCTAGCGCTATGAAAGCTGGTTATGACATTAATTTTCATGATATTGATAAATGTATT atctataagaaaaagaggGGTGTAGACGAAAATGTGCAAACTTTTAAAGCAAGGCTTGTAGGGAAAGGGTTTACTAAGAAAGAAGAAATCGATTATGAAGAAAATTTCTCGTCGGTAGCCATGTTTAAGTCTATTAGGATTCTCTTATCCATTGCTGCTCAttatgattatgagatttggcaaatggatgtcaagacagcTTTTCTTAATAGAAGTCTTGATGAGTGCATCTATATGATGCAACCAGACAGTTTCGTAGAAAGTGGCAAGGAACATATGTTATGTAAGATTAAAAG GTTTAGCATGCATGATTCCAAGAAAGGATTTCTCCCTTTCAGGCATGGAATTTCTCTATCTAAAGATCAGTCTCCTAAAACTGATGAAGAGATAGAAAAGATGAAGGCGGTCCTCTATGCATCTGCTGTGGGGAGTCTGAT GACTAGGGATTATGTGCTAGTCAACCATTCGGATGACCTTGTGCCTATTGGGTACACTGATTCGGATTTCCAGTCAGATAGAGATTCTAGAAAGTCTACCTCAGGAAATGTGTTTACTCTAGGAGGTGAAGCCATAAGTTGGAGGAGCATCAAGCAAACTTGTGTTGCTGATTCCACCATGGAAGTCGAATATGTGGCAGCCAAAGAGGCGGTTTGGCTCGGGAACTTCCTAAGAGAGTTGGCTGTGATTCCTTCGATTCAAGCATCAATAACACTTTATTGTGATAATAGTGGTGCGGTTGTAAATTCGAAGGAGTCACGAAGCCATAAAAGAGCAAAACACATTGAGTGTAaatatcatttaattcatgaGATAGTGCAAAGAGGGGATGTAGTAGTCACCAAGATTGCGTCGGAGAACAACTTGGCGGACCCATTTACTAAGAGCTTGCCACAAAAGACTTTTGATAGGCATGTAGACGGAATGGGTGTTAGAATTATAgatgcatggttatga
- the LOC107759601 gene encoding pentatricopeptide repeat-containing protein At1g59720, chloroplastic/mitochondrial-like produces MILATTPRPTTLPINTTSEHRRHILQILTQCTSISQLKQVHAYTLRTTTLDNPDTLFLYSRILHFASLHDLNYSFQLFCNLENTNSFIWNTLIRACAHSNSRKDEAFLLFYKMVTNVEPDKHTFPFVLKACAYLFALSQGKQAHGFALKLGFDSDVYINNSLIHFYSSCGCLKDARRVFDKMPERSLVSWNVMIDALVQSGEFEGALRMFSEMQKIFEPDGYTVQSVLDACAGFGALSLGMWIHAYVLKKYESFLDFDLLVNNCLLNMYCKCGSLDIAVQVFKRMIKRDLNSWNAMILGFAMHGEVEAAFRCFNQMVIKRVMPDSITFVGILSACNHRGLVDEGRSYFDKMVSEYKIRPVLEHYGCLVDLVARAGRIDEALDVVSNMPMKPDAPIWRSLLDGCCKKNADIELSEEVARKVIESEGSDTSGVYVLLSRVYATANQWDEAGLIRKLMTDKGIKKDPGCSSIEINGVFHEFFAGDTSHLHTREIYKFLDVIEERLKLAGYVPDLSQASMVNELDNGKRQSLKLHSERLAIAYGLLKLKPGTPIRIFKNLRICSDCHNVTKLISKVFDVEIIVRDRVRFHHFRNGFCTCKDYW; encoded by the coding sequence ATGATTCTCGCAACTACACCAAGGCCAACAACTCTTCCCATCAACACTACTAGTGAGCATAGACGCCATATCCTCCAAATCTTGACACAATGCACTTCCATTTCTCAGCTCAAACAAGTACACGCCTATACTCTTCGTACAACCACACTTGACAACCCAGACACCCTTTTCCTCTACAGCAGAATTCTCCATTTTGCCTCCTTACATGACCTTAACTATTCTTTTCAACTCTTCTGTAATTTAGAAAACACCAATTCCTTCATCTGGAATACTCTTATTAGAGCTTGTGCTCATAGCAATAGTCGTAAAGATGAAGCCTTTTTGCTTTTCTATAAAATGGTGACAAATGTTGAGCCAGATAAGCATACTTTCCCATTTGTGCTCAAGGCTTGTGCTTATCTGTTTGCACTTTCTCAAGGGAAACAAGCACATGGGTTTGCTTTGAAACTTGGGTTTGATTCAGATGTATATATAAACAatagtttgattcatttttattCGTCTTGTGGGTGTTTGAAGGATGCAAGGagagtgtttgataaaatgcctgaGAGAAGTTTGGTGTCTTGGAATGTTATGATTGATGCTCTTGTTCAATCGGGTGAGTTTGAAGGTGCTTTGAGAATGTTTTCTGAGATGCAAAAGATATTTGAGCCTGATGGGTATACAGTGCAGAGTGTTCTTGATGCTTGTGCTGGTTTCGGGGCGTTATCTTTGGGAATGTGGATTCATGCTTATGTTTTAAAGAAGTATGAGAGCTTCTTAGATTTTGATTTGCTTGTTAACAATTGTTTATTGAACATGTATTGCAAATGTGGTTCGTTGGATATAGCTGTTCAGGTTTTCAAGAGGATGATCAAGCGTGATTTGAATTCTTGGAATGCTATGATATTAGGATTTGCAATGCATGGGGAGGTTGAGGCAGCGTTTCGTTgttttaaccaaatggttatcAAGAGAGTAATGCCGGATTCAATCACATTTGTTGGTATTTTGAGTGCTTGTAATCATAGAGGTTTGGTTGACGAGGGCCGTAGCTATTTTGATAAAATGGTTTCTGAGTATAAGATTAGGCCTGTTTTGGAACATTATGGTTGCCTGGTTGACCTTGTGGCTCGTGCGGGGCGTATTGATGAAGCTCTTGATGTCGTATCAAACATGCCAATGAAACCTGATGCACCAATATGGAGGAGTCTTCTTGATGGTTGTTGCAAGAAAAACGCTGACATAGAACTTAGTGAAGAAGTGGCAAGGAAAGTGATTGAGTCCGAAGGCAGTGACACTAGTGGTGTTTATGTTCTTTTGTCAAGAGTATATGCAACTGCTAACCAATGGGACGAGGCTGGACTTATTAGGAAATTGATGACCGATAAAGGTATTAAAAAAGATCCAGGCTGTAGTTCAATTGAAATTAATGGCGTTTTCCATGAATTTTTCGCTGGAGATACTTCTCATTTGCATACTAGAGAAATTTACAAGTTTTTGGATGTAATAGAAGAAAGACTCAAATTAGCAGGGTATGTTCCTGACTTGTCACAAGCATCAATGGTTAATGAACTTGATAATGGGAAGAGACAGTCACTTAAACTGCATAGTGAGAGACTTGCCATTGCTTATGGACTTTTGAAACTGAAACCAGGAACTCCTATACGCATTTTCAAGAATTTGCGCATCTGCAGTGACTGCCACAATGTAACTAAATTAATTTCCAAAGTTTTTGACGTTGAAATTATTGTTAGAGATCGTGTTAGGTTCCATCACTTTAGGAATGGGTTCTGTACCTGCAAAGATTACTGGTGA
- the LOC107759600 gene encoding uncharacterized protein LOC107759600 codes for MELFYDAKAVRFRSHLNKYLVADDDQKNIRQSRNGSSRKARWLVELVAGNSHLIRLKSSSGMYLTASDEPFLLSMTGGKKVLQTLPENMEDAKIEWEPLRYGFQVKLRGYGAKFLSASGTPLRWTNRVTHDCPYSATTHNWILWSVEPVNVPEDESLTDYLTMVSNFSSVSGELSTLDLASPMSMHSSLCFSPKSPLTRRPAMELFNKAKAVRLQSHHYKYLTALEDKESVTQDRDGASRNAKWTIEFVENTNNIIRLKSCYGKYLTASNQSSVLGITGRKVVQTLPNRLDSSVEWEPIREGNQVKLRTRYGQFLRGNGGLVPWKNTVTHDIPYRAFTQDWILWDVQVVENLLSPLAPRLDSCASESSKSTSFSTQESSDSSVPNLGEGRFIFYHMADEFGEIEEEMEALFITFDGNTVEELTKRLEDETGLEEIIVCTRSPLNGKLYPLSLQLPPNNATMNVIIMPSSYNKAITPDSLSSHMSNIPELNSSNFNEWKEQLEITLGCLDLDLCFRIDEPLEECAVYATWERSNRLSLMIMKSKIDKNICKSIPNSTRAREFLASIEQQFKVSDKTSVGTLMEILTTKTYDGTRGVREHIIEMANMAEQLKAMEITISESFLVQFVLNSLPSQFGPFKISYKTNMNKWTVDELIAMCVQEEKRLKGEGLLLVQQVKGPKNGKRNENKGTTHDGVNKGNMKCFFCKKKGHLKKDCLKFKN; via the exons ATGGAACTATTCTACGATGCCAAGGCTGTTAGATTCAGAAGTCATTTAAACAAATACTTAGTAGCAGATGATGATCAGAAAAACATCCGACAAAGCCGAAATGGCTCATCAAGAAAAGCACGGTGGCTGGTGGAGCTTGTTGCCGGAAACAGCCATCTTATCCGACTGAAAAGTAGCTCCGGCATGTACCTCACGGCTTCCGACGAGCCGTTTCTTCTTAGCATGACAG GAGGAAAAAAGGTTCTTCAAACTTTGCCGGAGAATATGGAAGACGCAAAAATTGAGTGGGAACCACTAAGATACGGATTTCAAGTGAAATTAAGAGGTTACGGAGCAAAATTTTTAAGTGCAAGTGGAACGCCACTACGATGGACCAATAGAGTGACTCATGATTGTCCTTATAGTGCTACTACACATAATTGGATTTTGTGGAGCGTGGAACCTGTTAATGTGCCGGAAGATGAATCTTTAACGGATTATTTAACTATGGTTTCGAATTTCTCGTCAGTCTCCGGTGAACTTTCTACCTTGGATTTGGCGTCTCCGATGTCCATGCATTCAAGTCTTTGTTTTTCACCTAAG AGTCCTCTAACTAGAAGACCAGCAATGGAGCTATTCAACAAAGCGAAAGCTGTTCGTCTACAGAGTCACCATTACAAGTACTTAACAGCGTTGGAAGATAAAGAATCAGTAACCCAAGATCGTGACGGTGCTTCAAGAAATGCAAAATGGACTATAGAATTCGTCGAAAATACCAACAATATTATACGCTTAAAAAGTTGTTATGGAAAGTATCTTACAGCATCAAATCAGTCTTCTGTTCTTGGTATAACTGGTCGAAAAGTTGTGCAAACTCTACCAAATCGTCTCGATTCTTCAGTTGAATGGGAACCCATTAGAGAAGGGAATCAAGTGAAGCTAAGGACTCGATATGGACAGTTTTTGAGGGGAAATGGTGGACTTGTTCCATGGAAAAACACTGTTACACATGATATTCCTTATCGGGCATTTACTCAAGATTGGATTCTTTGGGATGTTCAGGTTGTTGAAAACTTGCTATCACCATTGGCTCCTCGTTTAGATTCATGTGCTTCTGAATCCTCTAAATCCACGAGCTTTTCTACACAAGAG TCAAGTGATTCTTCGGTGCCTAATTTGGGGGAAGGGAGGTTCATATTTTATCATATGGCGGATGAATTTGGAGAAATTGAAGAGGAAATGGAGGCACTTTTCATAACTTTCGATGGAAATACTGTTGAGGAGTTGACTAAGAGATTGGAGGATGAAACTGGGCTTGAGGAAATTATTGTGTGTACTAGGAGTCCATTGAATGGGAAACTTTATCCTCTCAGTTTGCAGCTTCCACCAAACAATGCAACAATGAATGTTATTATTATGCCATCTTCATATAATAAAG CTATTACTCCAGATTCTCTTTCAAGCCATATGTCCAACATTCCCGAGTTGAATAGTTCCAATTTCAATGAATGGAAGGAACAACTAGAAATTACATTGGGatgtttggatttggatttgtgtTTCAGAATTGATGAGCCTTTGGAAGAATGTGCCGTCTATGCTACTTGGGAACGCTCCAATCGCTTAAGTCTCATGATTATGAAGAGTAAGATTGATAAGAACATCtgcaaatcaataccaaattctACTCGAGCAAGAGAGTTCTTGGCATCCATTGAACAACAATTCAAGGTTTCCGATAAGACATCGGTAGGTACACTCATGGAAATTTTAACTACTAAGACATATGACGGGACTAGAGGTGTGCGTGAGCACATTATAGAAATGGCTAATATGGCGGAACAACTTAAAGCAATGGAAATAACCATTTCGGAATCCTTTTTGGTGCAATTTGTTCTCAATTCGCTTCCTTCTCAATTTGGTCCTTTTAAAATTAGCtataaaacaaatatgaacaaaTGGACCGTGGATGAACTCATTGCAATGTGTGTTCAAGAGGAGAAACGATTAAAGGGAGAAGGATTACTATTGGTTCAACAAGTAAAAGGACCAAAGAATGGAAAACGAAATGAAAACAAGGGTACTACACATGATGGTGTGAATAAAGGGAACATGAAATGTTTCTTTTGCAAAAAGAAGGGACACTTGAAAAAGGATTGTCTTAAATTCAAGAATTAG
- the LOC107759599 gene encoding uncharacterized protein LOC107759599 isoform X2 — MKDARIEWEPIRDGFQVKLRDFGGNYLRANGGTPPWRNTVTHDSPYSGSTQNWILWNVETVDVPENESLTDYLTMVSSFSSVSDELSSLDLGSPMSIHSSFSFSPTMAKSSPLAKTPAMELFHKAKAVRLQSHHDKYLTAEEDEESVTQDRNGSSKNAKWTVEFVEKTDNVIRLKSCYGKYLTASNQPFLLGMTGRKVLQTVPNRLDSSIEWEPIREGHQVKLRTRYGQFLRGNGGLPPWRNSVTHDIPHRTSTQDWILWDVHVVEILVHHSPVPNPLPPLVNHSDSFASESSSPSTASSKSLSFSRQESSDSLVCSPPKMGDGRLIYYHIADEFGEIEEGMEGLSIAFKGNSVEELTKRLEEETGVEGITVCTRSPLNGKLYPLRLQLPPNNATMNVIIMPSSSKEAREFAKPRMPL, encoded by the exons ATGAAGGACGCGAGAATTGAGTGGGAACCAATAAGAGATGGATTTCAAGTAAAATTAAGGGATTTTGGAGGAAATTATTTACGTGCAAATGGAGGAACACCACCATGGAGAAATACAGTGACACATGATAGTCCATATAGTGGTAGCACACAAAATTGGATTTTGTGGAACGTGGAAACTGTCGATGTACCGGAAAATGAGTCGTTGACGGATTATTTGACGATGGTTTCGAGTTTTTCATCGGTTTCCGATGAACTTTCAAGTTTGGATTTGGGATCTCCGATGTCGATTCATTCAAGTTTTTCTTTCTCTCCTACGATGGCTAAG AGTAGTCCTCTAGCAAAAACACCAGCAATGGAACTTTTCCACAAAGCAAAAGCCGTTCGTTTACAGAGTCACCACGACAAGTACTTAACagccgaagaagatgaagaatcCGTAACCCAAGATCGTAACGGCTCTTCAAAAAACGCAAAATGGACAGTAGAATTCGTCGAAAAAACCGACAACGTTATACGCTTAAAAAGTTGTTACGGAAAATATCTTACAGCATCAAATCAGCCTTTTCTTTTAGGTATGACTGGTCGGAAAGTTTTACAAACTGTTCCAAATAGGCTTGATTCTTCAATTGAATGGGAACCCATTAGAGAAGGGCATCAAGTGAAGCTAAGGACAAGGTACGGACAGTTTTTGAGAGGTAATGGTGGATTGCCACCGTGGAGAAATTCAGTGACACATGATATTCCACATCGGACTTCTACTCAAGATTGGATTCTTTGGGATGTTCATGTTGTTGAGATTTTGGTTCATCATTCTCCTGTTCCTAACCCGTTGCCGCCGTTGGTCAATCATTCTGATTCGTTTGCTTCTGAATCTAGTTCTCCTTCTACTGCTTCCTCAAAATCTCTCAGCTTTTCTAGACAAGAG TCAAGTGATTCTTTGGTTTGTTCGCCGCCTAAGATGGGAGATGGAAGGCTTATATATTATCATATCGCAGATGAATTTGGTGAAATTGAAGAGGGAATGGAGGGACTTAGCATAGCTTTCAAGGGAAATAGTGTTGAGGAGCTAACCAAGAGATTGGAGGAGGAAACGGGGGTTGAGGGAATTACTGTGTGTACTCGAAGTCCTTTAAATGGGAAGCTTTATCCTCTTCGTTTGCAGCTTCCTCCCAACAATGCAACCATGAATGTTATTATTATGCCATCTTCATCTAAAG AGGCAAGAGAATTTGCAAAACCAAGAATGCCATTGTAG
- the LOC107759599 gene encoding uncharacterized protein LOC107759599 isoform X1 produces the protein MELFYKAKAVRLRSHLDKYLVADDDQQNIRQSRNGSSRKARWLIELVDAGNSRFIRLKTTSGKYLTASDEPFLLGMTGKKVFQTLPEKMKDARIEWEPIRDGFQVKLRDFGGNYLRANGGTPPWRNTVTHDSPYSGSTQNWILWNVETVDVPENESLTDYLTMVSSFSSVSDELSSLDLGSPMSIHSSFSFSPTMAKSSPLAKTPAMELFHKAKAVRLQSHHDKYLTAEEDEESVTQDRNGSSKNAKWTVEFVEKTDNVIRLKSCYGKYLTASNQPFLLGMTGRKVLQTVPNRLDSSIEWEPIREGHQVKLRTRYGQFLRGNGGLPPWRNSVTHDIPHRTSTQDWILWDVHVVEILVHHSPVPNPLPPLVNHSDSFASESSSPSTASSKSLSFSRQESSDSLVCSPPKMGDGRLIYYHIADEFGEIEEGMEGLSIAFKGNSVEELTKRLEEETGVEGITVCTRSPLNGKLYPLRLQLPPNNATMNVIIMPSSSKEAREFAKPRMPL, from the exons ATGGAATTATTCTACAAAGCCAAGGCTGTAAGATTGAGAAGTCACCTTGACAAATACCTAGTCGCAGATGATGATCAACAAAACATCCGACAAAGCCGAAACGGTTCATCAAGAAAAGCACGGTGGCTGATTGAGCTTGTCGACGCCGGAAACAGCCGTTTTATCCGACTGAAAACTACCTCCGGCAAGTACCTCACGGCTTCCGACGAGCCGTTTCTTCTTGGCATGACAGGAAAAAAG GTGTTTCAAACTTTGCCGGAAAAAATGAAGGACGCGAGAATTGAGTGGGAACCAATAAGAGATGGATTTCAAGTAAAATTAAGGGATTTTGGAGGAAATTATTTACGTGCAAATGGAGGAACACCACCATGGAGAAATACAGTGACACATGATAGTCCATATAGTGGTAGCACACAAAATTGGATTTTGTGGAACGTGGAAACTGTCGATGTACCGGAAAATGAGTCGTTGACGGATTATTTGACGATGGTTTCGAGTTTTTCATCGGTTTCCGATGAACTTTCAAGTTTGGATTTGGGATCTCCGATGTCGATTCATTCAAGTTTTTCTTTCTCTCCTACGATGGCTAAG AGTAGTCCTCTAGCAAAAACACCAGCAATGGAACTTTTCCACAAAGCAAAAGCCGTTCGTTTACAGAGTCACCACGACAAGTACTTAACagccgaagaagatgaagaatcCGTAACCCAAGATCGTAACGGCTCTTCAAAAAACGCAAAATGGACAGTAGAATTCGTCGAAAAAACCGACAACGTTATACGCTTAAAAAGTTGTTACGGAAAATATCTTACAGCATCAAATCAGCCTTTTCTTTTAGGTATGACTGGTCGGAAAGTTTTACAAACTGTTCCAAATAGGCTTGATTCTTCAATTGAATGGGAACCCATTAGAGAAGGGCATCAAGTGAAGCTAAGGACAAGGTACGGACAGTTTTTGAGAGGTAATGGTGGATTGCCACCGTGGAGAAATTCAGTGACACATGATATTCCACATCGGACTTCTACTCAAGATTGGATTCTTTGGGATGTTCATGTTGTTGAGATTTTGGTTCATCATTCTCCTGTTCCTAACCCGTTGCCGCCGTTGGTCAATCATTCTGATTCGTTTGCTTCTGAATCTAGTTCTCCTTCTACTGCTTCCTCAAAATCTCTCAGCTTTTCTAGACAAGAG TCAAGTGATTCTTTGGTTTGTTCGCCGCCTAAGATGGGAGATGGAAGGCTTATATATTATCATATCGCAGATGAATTTGGTGAAATTGAAGAGGGAATGGAGGGACTTAGCATAGCTTTCAAGGGAAATAGTGTTGAGGAGCTAACCAAGAGATTGGAGGAGGAAACGGGGGTTGAGGGAATTACTGTGTGTACTCGAAGTCCTTTAAATGGGAAGCTTTATCCTCTTCGTTTGCAGCTTCCTCCCAACAATGCAACCATGAATGTTATTATTATGCCATCTTCATCTAAAG AGGCAAGAGAATTTGCAAAACCAAGAATGCCATTGTAG